In the Wyeomyia smithii strain HCP4-BCI-WySm-NY-G18 chromosome 2, ASM2978416v1, whole genome shotgun sequence genome, one interval contains:
- the LOC129720107 gene encoding uncharacterized protein LOC129720107 — MYRMVRVQPSDQHLQRILWRDSPQAPVKTYELTIVTYGTACAPYLATKCLTQLGKDCQSTHPLGAEAIQKDFYVDDMLSGADDFEQAKRLMSEVIEVTDSAGFTLRKWNSNSAQLIANLPKHLKDDRTTLELDSSSATLSSDGLIHVGGRLLNASIPESRKHPFILNHHHLLTLLIMRHYHLKLFHAGQQLLIASVRERFWPTSIHSLARRVIHECIACLKNKPKVLEQLMADLPPERVTPSSPFLKVGVDYCGPFLISYPNRKARPVKCYVAIFVCLAVKAVHLELVTDLTTAAFLAALKRFVARRGKPQVIMCDNATTFVGAKRELMELYKLFYSQQFQESITKHAGSDGIDFRFIPPRSPNFGGLWEAQGKSFKTHFRKTIGLRTLNVDEMQTALAQIEAVLNSRPMTPVSSDPNNFEALTPGHFLVHRPLTAIPEPDLQDVPFNRLSMWQRAQSFTQQLW, encoded by the exons ATGTATCGGATGGTTCGAGTTCAGCCATCAGACCAGCACTTGCAGAGAATTCTCTGGAGGGATTCACCCCAAGCTCCAGTCAAGACATACGAGCTTACCATCGTCACATACGGCACGGCGTGTGCCCCGTATCTTGCAACAAAATGTCTCACGCAGTTGGGGAAGGATTGCCAATCTACACACCCTTTAGGTGCCGAAGCAATACAAAAGGATTTCTACGTAGATGACATGTTATCGGGAGCTGATGATTTCGAACAAGCTAAAAGGTTGATGTCAGAGGTAATCGAGGTGACCGACTCAGCAGGATTTACCCTTAGAAAGTGGAACTCTAATTCTGCTCAGCTGATTGCTAATCTTCCTAAGCATCTAAAGGATGATCGGACCACTCTGGAGTTAGATTCATCTAGTGCGACA CTATCCAGCGATGGTTTGATTCATGTTGGCGGCCGGTTACTAAATGCGTCAATCCCAGAATCCAGAAAGCATCCCTTTATCTTGAACCACCATCATCTACTAACATTGTTGATTATGCGGCACTATCATCTCAAGTTGTTTCATGCAGGACAGCAACTATTAATTGCATCTGTAAGAGAAAGGTTTTGGCCAACCTCAATTCATAGCTTGGCTAGAAGAGTCATTCACGAATGCATTGCATGCTTAAAAAATAAGCCGAAGGTTTTAGAACAACTGATGGCAGATCTTCCCCCAGAGCGAGTAACACCGTCATCACCATTCTTAAAGGTTGGAGTGGATTATTGTGGACCATTCCTTATTAGTTATCCTAATCGTAAGGCCAGACCAGTAAAATGCTATGTTGCTATATTTGTTTGCTTGGCTGTCAAAGCGGTCCACTTAGAGCTTGTGACCGACCTGACTACTGCAGCTTTCCTAGCAGCATTGAAACGCTTTGTTGCCCGGAGAGGAAAACCGCAAGTGATAATGTGTGATAATGCTACCACATTTGTTGGAGCCAAGAGAGAACTGATGGAGCTTTATAAACTGTTTTATAGTCAGCAGTTCCAAGAGTCAATCACCAAGCATGCTGGAAGCGATGGAATCGACTTTCGCTTCATCCCCCCTCGCTCACCAAACTTTGGTGGGTTATGGGAGGCGCAGGGCAAATCGTTCAAGACACATTTCAGAAAAACCATCGGACTCAGGACACTAAACGTCGATGAAATGCAAACCGCTCTTGCACAAATCGAGGCTGTATTGAACTCCCGCCCAATGACACCTGTAAGCAGCGACCCTAACAACTTTGAAGCACTTACTCCTGGGCACTTCTTAGTGCATCGTCCGTTGACAGCGATTCCAGAACCTGATTTGCAGGATGTTCCATTTAATCGGTTATCGATGTGGCAGCGTGCCCAGAGTTTCACACAGCAGCTTTGGTAA